In a genomic window of Aeromonas veronii:
- a CDS encoding paraquat-inducible protein A — MTSAREMGLCRCHTCGLLVRYQAGSVCPRCSSKLQVRIPRSLAWSWGLLALATFMLLPANLLPITHFYNKGLLQSDTIFSGIMMLYRSKMGGIATIVLTASILVPVGKILGLSWICWQLQRAKPVRRKRQLVMYRVIDFIGRWSMLDLFVISLMVALVDRGVLLSVRAGPGATAFAGVVVLTMMSARMLDTRLLWDKAAR; from the coding sequence ATGACCAGCGCCCGTGAGATGGGGCTCTGCCGTTGTCATACCTGCGGTCTGCTGGTGCGCTATCAAGCCGGTTCGGTCTGCCCCCGGTGCAGCAGCAAGCTGCAGGTGCGTATTCCTCGCTCCCTTGCTTGGTCGTGGGGCCTGCTGGCGCTCGCAACCTTCATGTTGCTGCCAGCCAACTTGCTGCCCATTACCCACTTCTACAACAAGGGGTTGCTGCAGTCAGATACCATCTTCAGCGGTATCATGATGCTCTATCGCAGCAAAATGGGCGGGATTGCCACTATCGTCCTCACCGCCAGCATACTGGTGCCGGTGGGCAAAATATTGGGGCTGAGCTGGATCTGCTGGCAGTTGCAGCGGGCCAAACCGGTGCGGCGCAAGCGCCAGCTGGTGATGTATCGGGTGATCGATTTTATCGGTCGCTGGTCGATGCTGGACTTGTTCGTGATTTCGCTAATGGTGGCGCTGGTCGATCGGGGTGTCTTGCTGAGTGTCCGCGCAGGCCCGGGGGCCACCGCCTTTGCCGGGGTGGTGGTGCTGACCATGATGTCGGCCCGTATGCTCGATACCCGTTTACTGTGGGACAAGGCGGCTCGTTGA
- a CDS encoding paraquat-inducible protein A, whose amino-acid sequence MMEPSSVIVCPACDLLIQRKALPLRRHAHCPRCHQHLYGRYAFRPSQLMALTITGFLLLPSAFFEPLIYLRLAGVNSDANLLHGIFVLFSEGELWVASLVLWCAVLAPIGLLAGIFALASGLAKRWHILASTLKLVEVFRHWAMLEVYIVSLLVALFKLIDIADVHLGGGLLSLGILMLLNMTLLILFDPAPYWARIPLKEPEHDQRP is encoded by the coding sequence ATGATGGAGCCCAGTTCCGTGATTGTCTGTCCGGCGTGCGACTTGCTGATCCAGCGCAAAGCACTGCCGCTGCGTCGCCATGCCCACTGCCCACGTTGTCATCAGCATCTCTATGGCCGCTATGCCTTTCGTCCCTCCCAGCTGATGGCCTTGACCATCACAGGTTTTCTGTTGCTGCCCTCCGCGTTTTTTGAGCCGCTGATCTATCTGCGGCTGGCGGGGGTCAACTCGGATGCCAACTTGCTGCACGGGATTTTCGTGCTGTTTAGTGAGGGGGAGCTCTGGGTTGCCTCCTTGGTGCTCTGGTGCGCCGTGCTGGCGCCGATAGGGTTATTGGCGGGGATCTTTGCGCTGGCCTCGGGTCTGGCCAAACGCTGGCACATTCTTGCCTCCACCTTGAAGCTGGTCGAGGTGTTTCGCCATTGGGCCATGCTGGAGGTCTATATCGTCAGCCTGCTGGTTGCCCTGTTCAAATTGATCGATATCGCCGACGTGCACCTCGGTGGCGGCTTGCTTAGCCTCGGCATTCTGATGTTGCTCAACATGACCCTGCTGATCCTGTTTGACCCCGCCCCCTACTGGGCGCGGATCCCGTTAAAGGAGCCGGAACATGACCAGCGCCCGTGA
- the prpB gene encoding methylisocitrate lyase: MSSLSPSAGLRFRTALANERPLQIVGTINAYMALMAERSGFQAIYLSGAGVANASFGLPDLGMTSLNDVLIDAERITAATRVPLLVDIDTGWGGAFNIARTIRAFERAGVAAVHMEDQVAQKRCGHRPNKAVVSLEEMCDRIKAAVDARENSEFVIMARTDALAVEGMESALERTAAYVAAGADMIFAEAVTELDQYDQFRQAAKVPILANMTEFGKTELFDKEQLAVHGVDMVLYPLSANRAANQAALNVYQHIRQDGHQRAVVETMQTRESLYDFLGYHHYEQTLDRLFTAKE; this comes from the coding sequence ATGTCCAGTTTGTCCCCCTCGGCAGGCCTGCGCTTTCGCACCGCCCTTGCTAATGAACGTCCCCTGCAGATTGTCGGTACCATCAATGCCTATATGGCGCTGATGGCCGAACGCAGCGGTTTTCAAGCCATCTATCTCTCCGGCGCCGGAGTAGCCAATGCCTCCTTCGGCTTGCCGGATCTCGGCATGACCTCCCTCAACGACGTGCTGATCGATGCCGAGCGGATCACCGCGGCAACCCGTGTGCCGCTGCTGGTCGATATCGACACCGGCTGGGGTGGGGCATTCAATATCGCCCGCACCATTCGCGCGTTCGAGCGAGCCGGGGTTGCCGCCGTCCATATGGAAGATCAGGTGGCCCAGAAGCGCTGCGGCCACCGTCCCAACAAGGCGGTGGTGTCGCTGGAGGAGATGTGCGATCGCATCAAGGCAGCGGTGGATGCCCGCGAGAATAGCGAGTTCGTCATCATGGCTCGCACCGATGCGCTGGCGGTGGAGGGGATGGAGTCGGCTCTTGAACGCACAGCCGCCTATGTGGCTGCCGGTGCCGACATGATCTTCGCCGAGGCGGTGACCGAGCTGGACCAGTACGACCAGTTCAGGCAGGCGGCCAAAGTGCCGATCCTCGCCAACATGACCGAATTTGGCAAAACCGAACTGTTTGACAAGGAGCAGCTCGCCGTCCACGGGGTCGATATGGTGCTCTACCCCTTGAGTGCCAACCGCGCCGCCAATCAGGCAGCCCTCAACGTCTATCAACATATTCGCCAGGATGGCCATCAGCGAGCTGTCGTGGAGACCATGCAGACCCGGGAGTCGCTCTACGACTTCCTCGGATATCACCACTACGAGCAGACACTGGATCGTCTGTTTACAGCCAAGGAATAG
- the prpC gene encoding 2-methylcitrate synthase: MGQQKPLGGAGLRGQSAGETSICTVGKSGTGLTYRGYDIKELADSAQFEEVAYLLLKGELPSEQQLDAYKRELRRLRTLPQTLLEVLERIPTDAHPMDVLRTGCSMLGDLEPEDGFEHEHEVADRLLAAFPGILIYWYKFSHEGVRIALDTDEECIGGHFLALLHQKAPSELERRVMHVSLILYAEHEFNASTFAARVCASTLSDMFSCITAAIGTLRGPLHGGANEAAMAMIEPWQDEAQARRELLAKLAAKEKIMGFGHAIYRTSDPRNVIIKEWSAKLAEAVGDDRLYRVSCEAEKVMWEEKELFPNADFFHASAYHYMGIPTQLFTPIFVCSRITGWCAHVMEQREHNRIIRPSADYVGPAPRHFVSLQQR, from the coding sequence ATGGGACAGCAAAAACCGTTGGGCGGGGCAGGTCTGCGTGGGCAGAGTGCAGGGGAGACCAGCATCTGCACCGTGGGCAAGAGCGGCACCGGTCTTACCTATCGCGGCTATGACATCAAGGAGCTGGCCGACAGCGCCCAGTTCGAGGAGGTCGCCTATCTGCTGCTCAAGGGGGAGTTGCCCAGTGAGCAGCAGCTTGACGCCTACAAGCGCGAACTGCGTCGCCTACGCACCTTGCCCCAGACGCTGCTGGAGGTGCTGGAACGCATTCCTACCGATGCCCATCCCATGGATGTACTGCGCACCGGCTGCTCCATGCTCGGCGATCTGGAGCCGGAAGATGGTTTCGAGCATGAGCATGAAGTGGCGGATCGGCTGCTGGCCGCCTTTCCGGGCATTCTGATCTACTGGTACAAGTTCAGTCACGAGGGAGTTCGCATCGCCCTCGATACCGACGAGGAGTGTATCGGTGGCCACTTTCTGGCGCTGCTGCACCAGAAAGCACCGAGCGAGCTGGAGCGACGGGTGATGCACGTCTCCCTCATCCTCTACGCCGAGCATGAGTTCAACGCCTCCACCTTTGCGGCGCGGGTCTGCGCCTCGACCCTTTCCGACATGTTCTCCTGCATCACCGCCGCCATCGGTACCCTGCGCGGCCCGCTCCATGGCGGCGCCAACGAAGCGGCCATGGCGATGATCGAGCCCTGGCAAGATGAGGCGCAGGCAAGGCGCGAACTGCTGGCGAAACTGGCGGCCAAGGAGAAGATCATGGGCTTTGGCCACGCCATCTACCGCACCTCGGATCCGCGCAACGTTATCATCAAGGAGTGGTCGGCCAAACTTGCCGAGGCGGTGGGGGATGATCGTCTCTATCGCGTCTCCTGCGAGGCGGAGAAGGTGATGTGGGAGGAGAAAGAGCTCTTTCCCAACGCCGACTTCTTCCACGCCAGCGCCTATCACTACATGGGGATCCCGACCCAGCTGTTCACCCCCATCTTCGTCTGCTCGCGGATCACCGGCTGGTGTGCCCACGTGATGGAGCAGCGCGAGCACAACCGGATCATCCGTCCGAGTGCCGATTATGTCGGCCCGGCGCCCCGTCACTTTGTCTCTCTACAACAACGATAA
- a CDS encoding bifunctional 2-methylcitrate dehydratase/aconitate hydratase, giving the protein MSANVDVNHRPEPDQVLVDIADYVCNHPITSSAALDTARYCLMDTLGCGLLALRFPECTKHLGPIVPGTLVPHGARVPGTQLCLDPVKAAWDIGAIIRWLDYNDTWLAAEWGHPSDNLGGILATADWLSRTRVAEGKAPLTMADVLVAMVKAHEIQGVLALENSFNRVGLDHVVLVKVASTAVVTHMLGGTRDQVIDAVSQAWVDGQSLRTYRHAPNAGSRKSWAAGDATSRAVRLALITMSGEMGYPGVLSAPKWGFYDVLFKGNQFALHQGYGSYVMENVLFKISYPAEFHAQTAVECAMKLHGQVKGRLEEIDRIELTTHESAIRIISKVGALNNPADRDHCLQYMVAVPLIFGRLVAEDYEDDVAADPRIDGLRDKMVVQEDKRYSREYLEADKRSIANAIQIFFKDGTYTAKVEVEYPVGHRRRREEGIPLLVEKFQHNLATRFPAKRVSDILALCQDGSRLAATPVHAFMDLLVI; this is encoded by the coding sequence ATGTCCGCCAACGTCGACGTCAACCACAGACCCGAGCCCGATCAGGTGCTGGTCGATATTGCCGATTATGTCTGCAACCACCCCATTACCAGCTCTGCGGCTCTCGACACCGCCCGCTACTGCCTGATGGACACCCTTGGCTGTGGCCTCTTGGCCCTGCGCTTCCCCGAGTGTACCAAACACCTTGGCCCCATCGTACCCGGCACCCTCGTGCCCCATGGTGCCCGGGTGCCCGGTACCCAGCTCTGCCTCGATCCGGTCAAGGCGGCCTGGGATATCGGCGCCATCATCCGCTGGCTCGATTACAACGACACCTGGCTGGCCGCCGAGTGGGGCCATCCATCCGACAATCTGGGCGGTATTCTCGCCACCGCCGACTGGCTCTCCCGAACTCGCGTGGCAGAGGGCAAAGCGCCACTCACCATGGCTGATGTGCTGGTGGCCATGGTCAAAGCCCACGAGATCCAGGGGGTGCTGGCACTGGAGAACTCCTTCAACCGCGTCGGTCTCGATCACGTGGTGCTGGTCAAGGTCGCCAGCACCGCCGTGGTGACTCACATGCTGGGTGGCACTCGTGATCAGGTGATCGATGCGGTCTCCCAAGCCTGGGTCGATGGCCAGAGCCTGCGGACCTACCGCCATGCCCCCAATGCGGGTTCGCGCAAGAGTTGGGCGGCGGGGGATGCCACCTCCCGCGCAGTGCGCCTCGCCCTTATCACCATGAGCGGCGAGATGGGCTATCCCGGCGTACTGAGCGCCCCCAAGTGGGGCTTCTACGACGTGCTGTTCAAGGGCAACCAGTTTGCCCTGCATCAGGGCTACGGCAGCTATGTGATGGAAAACGTGCTGTTCAAGATCTCCTATCCCGCCGAGTTCCATGCCCAGACTGCGGTAGAGTGCGCCATGAAGCTGCACGGTCAGGTGAAGGGTCGGCTGGAGGAGATCGACCGCATTGAACTCACCACCCATGAATCAGCCATTCGCATCATCAGCAAGGTCGGCGCCCTCAACAACCCGGCCGATCGGGACCACTGCCTGCAATACATGGTGGCGGTGCCGCTGATCTTCGGTCGCCTTGTCGCCGAGGATTACGAGGATGACGTGGCCGCCGATCCCCGCATCGACGGGCTTCGCGACAAGATGGTAGTGCAAGAGGACAAACGCTACAGCCGCGAATATCTGGAGGCGGACAAGCGATCCATTGCCAACGCCATCCAGATCTTCTTCAAGGACGGCACTTACACCGCCAAGGTGGAGGTGGAGTACCCGGTCGGCCATCGTCGCCGTCGGGAGGAGGGGATCCCGCTGCTGGTGGAGAAATTCCAGCACAATCTGGCCACCCGCTTCCCGGCCAAACGGGTCAGCGACATCCTCGCCCTCTGTCAGGATGGGTCACGGCTTGCCGCCACCCCGGTACACGCCTTTATGGATCTGCTGGTGATCTGA
- a CDS encoding polyhydroxyalkanoic acid system family protein: MFFYDSLAGSSALSTIKISRQHPLGLAAARLAAEAIAADMSESYQLDCEWADEEETELHFRGSGVHGTLTLDDETLELEVHLGLMLLPVRSVLEQEILDYVENRLPCPKRV, encoded by the coding sequence ATGTTCTTCTACGACTCGCTCGCTGGCAGCAGCGCACTCTCCACCATTAAGATCAGCCGTCAGCATCCGCTTGGACTGGCCGCAGCCCGACTCGCGGCCGAAGCCATCGCCGCGGACATGAGCGAGAGCTATCAACTCGATTGCGAATGGGCAGATGAAGAGGAGACCGAACTGCACTTTCGTGGCTCAGGGGTACATGGCACCCTTACCCTGGACGATGAAACCCTGGAACTGGAAGTGCATCTTGGCTTGATGCTGTTGCCGGTACGCAGCGTACTGGAGCAGGAGATCCTAGATTATGTAGAAAATCGCTTACCTTGTCCCAAACGTGTTTGA
- a CDS encoding wax ester/triacylglycerol synthase family O-acyltransferase, with product MPLSEFISCVDTAWLRMDRPNNLMQIIGVLMFEGELDEARLRAGLRHTISVQPRFHQRAVLEGGSYYWRHDPDFDLDQHLKRVILPGEAGKLELEKLVADLASTPLNHQRPLWDMHLTDTSLGGQALVVRIHHAMGDGFSLVRAMLTMMDNTPQGAPRPPSPEPLDDSDDEDEEECHQGSRLVRAGLKLTGSLWSKYVEVVTHPTKAVDYLKTGRDLASELCNIATLSDDSPCRLRGKTTSTKRVAWSEQIDLPDIKAVGKVLGCSVNDLLIAATAGAFRHYLQEKGDDANKVKIRSLVPVNMRAPDDEGALGNRFGLVALDLPLDVEHPLQRLYTVRDRMQALRTSLQPVVVLNLLHALGMAPNAVQQQAVELLTAKASAVITNVPGPQQTLYMAGARLRQPLFWVPQSGDIGVGVSILSYDNKVQLGLITDKKLVPDPDRVVARFAVEFEQLLLLVLMEPDLQFDPHGLDALLG from the coding sequence ATGCCACTGAGTGAATTTATCTCCTGCGTCGATACCGCCTGGTTACGCATGGACAGACCCAACAACCTGATGCAGATCATCGGCGTCCTGATGTTTGAAGGCGAGCTCGATGAGGCGCGGTTGCGGGCCGGATTACGCCACACCATTTCGGTGCAACCCCGTTTCCACCAGCGAGCCGTGCTGGAAGGGGGATCCTACTACTGGCGCCATGACCCCGATTTCGATCTCGATCAGCACCTCAAGCGGGTGATCCTGCCGGGCGAAGCGGGCAAGCTCGAGCTGGAGAAGCTGGTGGCCGATCTCGCCTCGACGCCGCTCAACCACCAGCGTCCCCTGTGGGATATGCACCTGACCGACACCTCGTTGGGCGGGCAAGCGCTGGTGGTACGCATTCACCACGCCATGGGCGACGGTTTCTCGCTGGTGCGTGCCATGCTGACCATGATGGATAACACCCCGCAAGGGGCGCCACGGCCGCCGTCACCGGAGCCACTGGATGACAGCGATGACGAGGATGAGGAGGAGTGCCACCAGGGCAGTCGTTTGGTGCGGGCCGGTCTCAAGCTGACCGGTAGCCTCTGGTCCAAATATGTCGAGGTGGTCACCCATCCCACCAAGGCGGTGGATTACCTCAAGACCGGACGGGATCTAGCGAGCGAGCTGTGCAATATCGCCACCCTCAGTGATGACTCACCCTGCCGCCTGCGGGGCAAAACCACCAGCACCAAGCGGGTGGCCTGGTCGGAGCAAATTGATCTACCGGATATCAAGGCAGTGGGCAAGGTGCTAGGCTGCTCGGTCAACGATCTACTGATCGCCGCCACCGCCGGGGCGTTTCGCCACTACTTGCAAGAGAAGGGGGATGACGCTAACAAGGTCAAGATCCGCTCCCTGGTACCGGTCAATATGCGTGCGCCGGACGATGAGGGGGCGCTGGGCAACCGCTTCGGGCTGGTGGCACTGGACTTGCCGCTGGATGTTGAACACCCGTTGCAGCGGCTCTATACCGTGCGTGACCGGATGCAGGCGCTGCGCACCTCGCTGCAACCCGTGGTGGTGCTCAATCTGTTGCATGCCCTTGGTATGGCCCCCAATGCGGTGCAGCAGCAGGCCGTCGAGTTGCTCACGGCCAAGGCCAGTGCGGTGATCACCAATGTCCCCGGCCCGCAGCAGACTCTCTATATGGCGGGGGCACGGCTGCGCCAGCCGCTGTTCTGGGTGCCGCAATCGGGGGATATCGGCGTCGGCGTCTCCATCCTCTCTTACGATAACAAGGTGCAACTGGGCCTTATCACCGACAAGAAGCTGGTGCCGGACCCGGATCGGGTGGTGGCGCGTTTTGCGGTGGAGTTTGAACAACTGTTGCTGCTGGTGCTGATGGAGCCGGATCTGCAGTTCGATCCCCATGGACTGGATGCCCTGCTCGGTTGA
- a CDS encoding TetR/AcrR family transcriptional regulator → MDRKPKRRTRERILTTALACFNRQGEPSVTTSAIAAEMEISQGNLYYHFHNKEEIVNALFGEFEQQMDRLLEAVTTPSDEAEDIWLFLHLMFEAIWQYRFLYYDIATLMSGYHQVEQRFSALLRRKEQTAAAICSHLQTAGLMEGTAQQMRTLAANVALVGTFWISYQRALHPKADADIALGVVQVMQLVAPYLRADARAHLGALAHHYTDKV, encoded by the coding sequence ATGGATCGCAAACCCAAACGCCGTACCCGGGAGCGGATCCTGACCACTGCCCTCGCCTGCTTCAATCGACAAGGGGAGCCCAGCGTCACCACCTCGGCCATTGCGGCCGAGATGGAGATAAGCCAAGGCAATCTCTACTACCACTTTCACAACAAGGAGGAGATCGTCAACGCCCTGTTCGGCGAATTCGAGCAGCAGATGGATCGCCTGCTGGAGGCGGTCACGACCCCATCCGATGAGGCGGAAGATATCTGGCTCTTCCTCCATCTGATGTTTGAGGCCATCTGGCAGTACCGTTTCCTCTACTACGATATCGCGACCCTGATGAGCGGTTATCATCAGGTGGAGCAGCGCTTTTCCGCCCTGCTGCGCCGCAAGGAACAGACCGCAGCCGCCATTTGCAGTCACCTGCAAACGGCCGGGCTGATGGAGGGCACGGCGCAACAGATGCGTACGCTGGCAGCCAATGTGGCGCTGGTGGGCACATTCTGGATCTCTTACCAGCGGGCACTGCACCCCAAGGCGGACGCTGATATCGCGCTCGGCGTCGTTCAGGTGATGCAGCTGGTCGCCCCCTATTTGCGGGCCGATGCTCGCGCTCATCTGGGCGCCCTCGCCCACCACTACACCGACAAGGTTTGA
- a CDS encoding patatin-like phospholipase family protein, with amino-acid sequence MSTIAIALAGGGPLGGIYEIGACAALSDSISGLRLDHADIYVGVSSGAVVASALANGISPAKLVRILLSDDAGEMFDPATLLRPAFREYADRLTSIPPLAWQSLTYYLAAPWKRSLFESLQGLSKAIPTGLFDNRGVDRTLTQFFSRPGRSNDFRQLRSRLFVVATELDTGHPVAFGSPGLDDVPISAAVQASAALPGLFPPSLINGRYYVDGALIKTLHASVALQEGADLVFCINPLVPYDADMAAGAPTNLVDSGLPVVLAQTFRAIIHSRMHVGMDRYKHQYPDADALLFEPSSADGEMFFTNVFSYRDRRRLCEHAYQHTRRDLWQRRDELAPVLAKHGLELNLAALADEHRTLLAPGSGSVAALDKSLEQLQHWLAKRYRHGVRRSPSKE; translated from the coding sequence ATGAGTACCATCGCAATTGCCCTTGCTGGCGGCGGGCCGCTCGGCGGCATCTACGAGATCGGTGCCTGCGCTGCCCTCTCTGACAGCATCAGCGGCCTGCGCCTTGACCATGCCGATATCTATGTTGGTGTGAGCTCGGGGGCCGTGGTGGCGTCGGCATTGGCCAACGGTATCTCGCCGGCAAAGCTGGTGCGGATCCTGCTCAGCGATGATGCGGGGGAGATGTTTGACCCGGCCACCTTGCTGCGCCCCGCCTTTCGGGAATACGCCGACCGCCTGACCTCGATCCCGCCACTGGCGTGGCAGAGTCTGACCTACTATCTGGCGGCCCCCTGGAAGCGCAGCCTGTTTGAATCGCTGCAGGGGCTCTCCAAGGCCATTCCGACCGGACTGTTCGACAACCGCGGGGTGGATCGCACCCTGACCCAGTTTTTCTCTCGTCCCGGCCGCAGCAACGATTTTCGCCAGCTCCGCAGTCGACTGTTTGTGGTGGCCACCGAACTTGACACCGGCCATCCGGTCGCCTTCGGCAGCCCGGGGCTCGATGACGTGCCCATCTCGGCGGCAGTGCAGGCGTCGGCCGCCCTGCCCGGACTCTTTCCCCCCTCATTGATCAACGGTCGTTACTATGTGGACGGGGCGCTGATCAAGACCCTGCACGCCTCGGTAGCGCTTCAAGAGGGGGCGGATCTGGTGTTCTGCATCAATCCGCTGGTGCCCTATGATGCGGACATGGCCGCCGGCGCGCCGACCAATCTGGTGGATAGCGGTCTGCCGGTGGTGCTGGCCCAGACTTTTCGCGCCATCATCCACTCCCGCATGCATGTGGGGATGGATCGCTACAAACACCAATATCCTGACGCCGACGCCCTGCTGTTTGAGCCCTCTTCTGCCGATGGCGAGATGTTCTTCACCAATGTGTTCAGTTATCGGGATCGTCGTCGCCTTTGCGAGCACGCCTACCAGCATACCCGCCGCGATCTCTGGCAACGCCGTGACGAGCTGGCGCCGGTGCTGGCCAAGCATGGCCTTGAGCTCAATCTGGCGGCGCTGGCAGATGAACATCGCACCCTGCTGGCCCCTGGCAGTGGCTCGGTAGCCGCCCTCGACAAGTCGCTGGAACAGTTGCAGCACTGGCTTGCCAAACGCTATCGCCACGGCGTGCGCCGTTCACCCTCGAAGGAGTAG
- a CDS encoding phasin family protein, translating to MAKKLKALAGSVTDNQLTSTIKESTQQIWLAGLGAYAKAQEEGGKIFEALVQEGEALQAKTRQSADEKIAAVTDKTANTWGRLEQVFEDRVARAVASLGIPTRKDIDKLSKRMAELTDVVQQLLDAQEEETPAAEAKPAAPKKAPVKKAPVKKAPIAKAKEAVVEQAADLLSAAEDAVKEVKAKAESILP from the coding sequence ATGGCTAAGAAATTGAAAGCACTGGCAGGGTCAGTGACCGACAACCAACTCACCTCCACCATCAAGGAGTCAACCCAGCAGATCTGGTTGGCGGGTCTGGGTGCCTATGCCAAAGCACAGGAAGAGGGTGGCAAGATCTTTGAAGCCCTGGTGCAAGAAGGGGAAGCGCTGCAGGCAAAAACCCGTCAGAGCGCAGATGAGAAGATTGCCGCTGTGACCGACAAGACCGCCAATACCTGGGGCCGTCTGGAGCAGGTGTTTGAAGATCGCGTGGCCCGCGCTGTGGCCAGCCTCGGCATTCCGACCCGCAAGGATATCGACAAGCTCTCCAAGCGCATGGCCGAGCTGACCGACGTGGTCCAGCAACTGCTGGATGCACAGGAAGAGGAGACCCCTGCCGCAGAAGCCAAACCGGCAGCGCCCAAAAAGGCCCCGGTCAAGAAAGCACCCGTAAAGAAAGCGCCGATCGCCAAAGCCAAGGAGGCCGTCGTCGAGCAGGCCGCCGATCTGCTCTCCGCCGCTGAAGATGCGGTGAAAGAGGTGAAGGCCAAAGCAGAAAGCATCCTGCCCTGA